The Arctopsyche grandis isolate Sample6627 chromosome 5, ASM5162203v2, whole genome shotgun sequence genome includes a window with the following:
- the LOC143911461 gene encoding uncharacterized protein LOC143911461, translated as MEAQISRRTASERKFVSILSMNSHIPQSKWKIIFASFISHMVLPNLLLSHGIVLLMRLEKDVTIWNAILAPSIFCIVWTFADPFFREAAESWANKIGSRLLCVFGVLLAFFGVLLSSFVISSISYTLCFGILCGLGTSMTLSQVNYVVEDHFYTNVSIIKTSFLFGEAFGQLILPFVITVLFHLFGSSMGHLLLSSLVLQTLPAILYVKSDALPKPLSKCGDFSRTYKNFEGSDISFNSFQDIQLIEMTKKTWRCPSDGNETIEIHDNNNKDEYEQLDKEEIVVVHDLSKGFQILPKIVEESERSFSLSSDDETNDKSKEREKVENSIKRYSMISDKIDEFILKTEKENIQVASLEVNQNIETTSSRHSFQCVDDQKQTRRNWFPKLHCSCSYYRCYRIKRWFRYTWNNMYDILIPPLISSLKMWQFYPCLLLKSCTVFVPVEVALMLPVLGNKNSSGLLFDTSLFISVHALSWLSFLFSSPWLVNITKSRYKYFTISGLFMSSLGLFVLMEVENIFLMTFATFLVGSSHGIISLTSEETIKASIGAQHWPKIRDTLKRMTAILLIFFTVWLRFILKNYDVNTCFGLFASLQGASGLIFSLIPLIKILTRTPRSIPIFSQT; from the exons ATGGAGGCACAAATTTCTCGTAGAACAGCCTCTGAGAGAAAATTTGTATCCATCTTGAGCATGAATTCTCATATACCACAATCCAAATGGAAGATTATATTTGCATCGTTCATTTCTCAT ATGGTTTTACCAAATCTCTTACTCTCACATGGCATTGTTTTGTTGATGCGATTAGAGAAGGATGTTACGATATGGAATGCCATTTTGGCACCTAGCATTTTTTGCATTGTATGGACGTTTGCAG ATCCGTTCTTCAGGGAAGCAGCAGAATCTTGGGCGAATAAGATTGGATCTAGATTACTTTGTGTATTTGGGGTGCTTCTTGCCTTTTTTGGAGTACTCTTGAGTTCTTTTGTAATTTCGTCAATTTCGTATACGCTCTGTTTTGGAATACTATGCG GTCTAGGAACGAGCATGACTCTGAGTCAGGTCAATTATGTAGTCGAAgatcatttttatacaaatgttAGTATTATTAAAACAAGTTTTCTCTTCGGGGAAGCGTTTGGACAATTGATATTACCTTTTGTTATAACTGTATTATTTCATTTGTTTGGAAGTTCGATGGGACATTTGTTATTGAGTTCTTTAGTTTTGCAAACTCTACCAGCAATTTTGTACGTAAAAAGTGATGCACTTCCAAAACCGCTTTCGAAATGTGGAGACTTTTCAAGAACGTACAAAAATTTCGAAGGAAGCGACATATCTTTCAATAGTTTTCAAGACATTCAGCTCATCGAAATGACGAAGAAGACTTGGAGATGTCCTTCGGATGGAAATGAGACAATAGAAATTCACGACAATAATAACAAAGATGAATATGAACAATTAGATAAAGAAGAAATCGTGGTGGTGCACGATCTAAGTAAAGGATTTCAAATTTTGCCGAAAATAGTAGAAGAAAGTGAAAGGAGCTTCAGTTTATCAAGCGATGACGAGACTAATGACAAATCTAAAGAacgtgaaaaggtcgaaaacaGCATTAAGAGATACAGCATGATTAGTGACAAGATCGATGAATTCATTCTCAAAACTGAAAAAGAGAACATTCAAGTCGCATCATTGGAAGTCAATCAAAACATTGAAACGACAAGCAGTAGACACTCGTTTCAGTGCGTTGACGATCAGAAACAAACAAGACGAAACTGGTTCCCAAAATTACACTGCAGTTGTTCATATTACAGATGCTATCGCATTAAAAGGTGGTTCAGATACACTTGGAATAACATGTATGACATTTTAATTCCTCCACTAATTTCGTCGTTGAAAATGTGGCAATTTTATCCATGTTTATTGCTGAAATCATGCACAGTTTTTGTGCCAGTGGAAGTCGCGTTGATGCTACCAGTTTTAGGAAACAAAAACAGCTCGGGACTATTGTTCGATACATCGCTGTTTATTTCTGTCCACGCTCTGTCCTGGTTGAGCTTTTTATTCAGCTCACCTTGGCTAGTCAACATAACAAAATCaagatataaatatttcaccATATCTGGATTGTTTATGTCATCGCTAGGACTATTtg tattgatggaggttgaaaatatatttttgatgacTTTTGCAACATTTCTCGTTGGGAGCAGTCATGGGATTATTTCACTGACATCTGAAGAAACTATCAAAGCGTCCATTGGTGCACAGCATTGGCCAAAAATTCGAGATACTCTAAAACGAATGACtgcaattttattaatattttttaccgTTTGGTtgcgatttattttaaaaaattacgacGTAAATACGTGCTTTGGATTATTTGCTAGCTTACAAGGGGCTTCTGGGTTGATTTTCAGTTTAATTCCACTTATTAAAATCTTAACTAGAACCCCTCGATCAAttccaatattttcacaaacttAA
- the LOC143911543 gene encoding uncharacterized protein LOC143911543 isoform X2, whose amino-acid sequence MTAENPEKEYSESLQNLIERATDAGITHEQFKRIFEESLAELEPQNKPKYSHTRFLIIALLFIITLYFVNLSLDGKPLSLFLCKIQEFIYPGLRLLRILSIPIISTFPSLTELYDETCLIQNPFFRVNDMDCWPCNDVKEISEIARIDEHFQPETSAPFIYKTDQKVITVEALQKLYTDNKKIFDNDAPKLIVNNKDAIVANDFFMKYNINERDSYKWMHPALAVRNLFPRPAIVPRLGQSTERYLMIDNPNSPSYQLPEPECNYVFVVQSSGERLVELQPAKECLNNCQAVSVTLSESYMLWYNWWYWRPVSHSTDGNSTAISYIGSYC is encoded by the exons ATGACTGCTGAAAATCCGGAAAAGGAATACTCAGAATCTCTTCAAAATCTAATCGAAAGAGCAACAGATGCTGGAATCACCCACGAACAATTTAAAAGAATATTCGAAGAGAGTTTAGCAGAATTAGAACctcaaaataaacctaaatatAGTCACACTCGATTTTTAATAATCGCACTTTTATTTATCATCACTTTGTATTTCGTCAACTTATCATTAGATGGAAAACCTTTAAGtttgtttttatgtaaaatacaaGAATTTATATATCCTGGATTGAGATTGTTAAGGATTTTATCTATTCCCATCATATCAACATTTCCATCTCTAACCG AATTGTATGATGAAACATGTTTAATACAAAATCCATTCTTTCGCGTAAACGATATGGATTGTTGGCCTTGCAATGATGTTAAAGAAATCTCTGAAATAGCACGGATAGACGAACACTTTCAACCTGAAACATCAGCGCCTTTCATTTACAAG ACTGATCAAAAAGTTATCACAGTTGAAGCTCTTCAAAAACTGTACacggacaataaaaaaatattcgacaACGACGCACCCAAACTGATTGTAAACAACAAAGATGCAATTGTAgccaatgatttttttatgaaatataacattAACGAGAGAGATTCGTACAAATG GATGCATCCGGCTTTGGCAGTCAGAAATTTGTTTCCCCGTCCCGCCATTGTGCCTCGCTTAGGACAGAGCACCGAGCGATACCTGATGATCGACAATCCGAACTCACCGTCATATCAATTACCTGAACCTGAATGCAATTACGTCTTCGTCGTACAGAGTAGCGGTGAAAGACTGGTCGAGCTGCAGCCGGCTAAAGAGTGCCTTAATAATTGCCAAGCCGTCTCGGTGACATTGTCCGAgtcatacatgt TGTGGTATAATTGGTGGTATTGGAGACCCGTCagccactcaaccgatggaaattCGACGGCGATATCGTACATAGGATCGTATTGTTAA
- the LOC143911543 gene encoding uncharacterized protein LOC143911543 isoform X1: protein MTAENPEKEYSESLQNLIERATDAGITHEQFKRIFEESLAELEPQNKPKYSHTRFLIIALLFIITLYFVNLSLDGKPLSLFLCKIQEFIYPGLRLLRILSIPIISTFPSLTELYDETCLIQNPFFRVNDMDCWPCNDVKEISEIARIDEHFQPETSAPFIYKTDQKVITVEALQKLYTDNKKIFDNDAPKLIVNNKDAIVANDFFMKYNINERDSYKWRLNRMHPALAVRNLFPRPAIVPRLGQSTERYLMIDNPNSPSYQLPEPECNYVFVVQSSGERLVELQPAKECLNNCQAVSVTLSESYMLWYNWWYWRPVSHSTDGNSTAISYIGSYC, encoded by the exons ATGACTGCTGAAAATCCGGAAAAGGAATACTCAGAATCTCTTCAAAATCTAATCGAAAGAGCAACAGATGCTGGAATCACCCACGAACAATTTAAAAGAATATTCGAAGAGAGTTTAGCAGAATTAGAACctcaaaataaacctaaatatAGTCACACTCGATTTTTAATAATCGCACTTTTATTTATCATCACTTTGTATTTCGTCAACTTATCATTAGATGGAAAACCTTTAAGtttgtttttatgtaaaatacaaGAATTTATATATCCTGGATTGAGATTGTTAAGGATTTTATCTATTCCCATCATATCAACATTTCCATCTCTAACCG AATTGTATGATGAAACATGTTTAATACAAAATCCATTCTTTCGCGTAAACGATATGGATTGTTGGCCTTGCAATGATGTTAAAGAAATCTCTGAAATAGCACGGATAGACGAACACTTTCAACCTGAAACATCAGCGCCTTTCATTTACAAG ACTGATCAAAAAGTTATCACAGTTGAAGCTCTTCAAAAACTGTACacggacaataaaaaaatattcgacaACGACGCACCCAAACTGATTGTAAACAACAAAGATGCAATTGTAgccaatgatttttttatgaaatataacattAACGAGAGAGATTCGTACAAATG GCGTCTAAACAGGATGCATCCGGCTTTGGCAGTCAGAAATTTGTTTCCCCGTCCCGCCATTGTGCCTCGCTTAGGACAGAGCACCGAGCGATACCTGATGATCGACAATCCGAACTCACCGTCATATCAATTACCTGAACCTGAATGCAATTACGTCTTCGTCGTACAGAGTAGCGGTGAAAGACTGGTCGAGCTGCAGCCGGCTAAAGAGTGCCTTAATAATTGCCAAGCCGTCTCGGTGACATTGTCCGAgtcatacatgt TGTGGTATAATTGGTGGTATTGGAGACCCGTCagccactcaaccgatggaaattCGACGGCGATATCGTACATAGGATCGTATTGTTAA
- the stas gene encoding transmembrane protein stas has product MVERQRAGASLQAAGEGQRLMGGVPAKTELSTFKALSAVAVIFLCSILALAFLYSKFPDLSDDERQHIKIPLDIEEAKQLGLVLDRYKEKYLYEVMSGVFLVYIFLQSFAIPGSMFLSILSGFLFPFVAALTLVCTCSAIGASLCFLLSHLLGKKLVKKYCPQRAAKWAVAIEKNKGNLLYYMIFLRVTPFLPNWFINLTAPIIGVPLVPFALGTFIGVAPPSFVAIQAGQTLHTLTSSSDAWSWTSVVVLSLCAGLSLIPVVMKNKLKAKFE; this is encoded by the exons GACAGAGACTCATGGGAGGAGTTCCCGCCAAAACTGAATTATCCACATTCAAAGCGTTATCTGCAGTAGCTGTGATATTTTTATGTTCCATTCTAGCATTAGCTTTTTTGTACAGCAAATTTCCAGATTTATCAGA CGATGAAAGACAACACATAAAAATTCCTCTAGATATTGAAGAAGCCAAacagttaggtttggtattagACAGATACAAGGAAAAGTACTTGTACGAAGTGATGTCGGGAGTGTTCCTCGTATACATATT ccTGCAATCATTTGCGATACCGGGATCGATGTTTTTGAGCATACTGTCCGGTTTTCTATTTCCATTTGTGGCGGCACTTACGCTCGTATGTACTTGCTCGGCGATCGGAGCTTCGTTATGCTTTTTGCTTTCTCATTTACTGGGTAAAAAGCTCGTGAAGAAGTATTGTCCGCAAAGGGCCGCCAAATGGGCAGTAGCGATCGAAAAAAACAAGGGAAATTTACTATACTACATGATTTTCCTTCGAGTGACTCCGTTCCTGCCGAATTGGTTCATCAATCTTACGGCTCCTATTATAGGTGTACCGTTGGTGCCTTTCGCTCTCGGCACTTTCATCG GTGTTGCTCCACCGTCGTTCGTAGCGATTCAAGCTGGTCAAACGCTGCACACTTTAACTTCTTCGAGTGACGCTTGGTCGTGGACTTCCGTCGTTGTCTTGTCGCTGTGTGCTGGACTTTCTTTAATACCCGTAGTCatgaagaataaattaaaagccAAATTCGAATAG